DNA from Rhodoflexus caldus:
ACGATGAACAAAAAGCATGTTCTCTATCGGGAAATAATTTTTCATTTGCTCGACGGTTAGCCCCAACTGAAAACCTTGTTGTGCTGCTATTTCCATTACGGTGTGGTTCATGCTGCCGTGCGGATAGGCAATAAAAGGCGGCAGATAGCCCAACCATTCTCGTAAAAGTTGTTGGGAGGTGTGCAACTCTTCTCTTACGGTTGCTTCGGGCTTCACGGCAAGTGCAGCATGTGTATGCGTATGATTGCCTATGTATACTAACGGATGTGCACTAAAATCCCGCAGTTCGTCAGGGGTAAACGGGCGACAACTGTCCGAGTAAACCGCCATCGCATCTTCTCCAATACGGGTGATAACATCCGAAAAGGTGGGCAGCAGCTTGAATTCTTCAATGATGCGGGTAATTTCTTCGTGGGATTTGCCAAGTGCCCACAGGCGCCGATACAACACATCCACCCAGAATGAGCGATTTTCTGCCACATACCACGTGGAAATATTGAAAAGGGCAGGGGTTTGTAACCGTTCAAGCACGGGTAAGGCTCTGGTATTATTGAAATAACCGTCGTCAAACGTAATCAGGGCTGATTTTTTCGGCAGATGCTCGGGGATAAGTAACTGATTTGGATTGATAAAAGTATAGCCCCCTGCAAGCAGTGTTTCAATAGCAATGGCTAAGTCTTCTGCTGTGCTGGCTTCCATCGGCAAACTAAGCCCGTTAAGTGCTTCGGATTTACTTTGATAAATTTTGTGAAAATACAGAATGATGATGTGTGGCTGTTCTTGGGTAAAAAAAAGCAACTTGTTATCTAAAAAATTGATAAAATCGTTGAGTTGCCGACGGATTAACATAGGCTTTAGCAATGGAAAACCGAAAGTAGACAAGACTTTTTAATTTTGCAATTATGTATCAGTTGCTGCCCGATTCTCTACAATTTCCGCCGGTTGATTTGGCCGATGAGAACGGTTTGCTGGCCTACGGCGGCGATTTGTCGGCAGAGCGCGTGCTGGCGGCTTATGAACAGGGAATTTTCCCGTGGTTTGATGAACATTCGCCGCCACTGTGGTGGTCGCCCAATCCGCGGTTTGTTCTTTTCCCCGAAAACTTGATTGTTTCCAAAAGCATGAAACAGGTATTGCGGAGGAGACAATTTACTATTACGGTTAATCGGGCATTTGATGAAGTCATCAGAAATTGTCGCTATACGCCACGCCCGGGGCAGGACGGCACGTGGATTACAGAGGAGGTGCAACAGGTATATTGTGAGTTGCACCGACAAGGATGGGCACATTCGGTGGAGGCATGGCAGAACGACCGATTGGTGGGCGGAGTTTACGGGTTGATTTTTGACCGCTGCTTTTTTGGAGAGTCCATGTTTGCGCATGTAACCAATGCATCCAAAGCGGCATTTATCACGCTTGTTGCCAATTTGAAGCGTGCCGAGTTTGTAGTGGTTGATTGTCAGGTATATACGGAGCATTTGGAGAGTCTGGGGGCGCAAATGATTCCCCGACGGATGTTTCAGCAACTGATTAGGTACTATGGCAGACGGCTACCGGTAAATCTGACCGCTATTTTTGACCCGAACTGTTATGAGGTATAAGCGTGGGGCTGCTTCACCGATAAAATATTGTAATATTGCATCACATTACACACTATCATAAGCATGACACAAGAATCTGCTTCTCCATACAACAACCCAATGAACAATCCGACTGCTGCCAACAAAGGTACGACCAATAATAAACCCAAAAAGAGTGCTGCCCGCGAGTGGCTGGATGCCATCGTATTTGCCGTAGTAGTGGCAACTATTTTTCGCTGGCTGCTGGTAGAACCTTTTACGATTCCTACGCCTTCAATGGAAAAATCGCTGTTAGTGGGCGATTATTTGTTTGTGAGCAAACTGCACTATGGCGCACGCACACCCATGACTCCGCTGCAAATTCCGCTGGCTGCCAATAAGATATGGGGTACCAATATTCCTTCTTTCGTAGATTGGATTCAGTTGCCGCAATATCGTTTGCCCGCTATTTCGGAGGTAAAGCGCAATGATGCGGTAGTGTTTAACTGCCCCGTTGACCCTGCGCCCGACTATCCGGTAGATATGAAAACACACTACATCAAGCGCTGCATCGGGTTGCCGGGTGAAACACTGGAAATTAAAGACCAGCAAGTGTATATTGACGGCAAGCCCATTGAAAATCCCGAAGGATTGCAGCAAAGCTATATTGTAGAAACCAAACAGAACCAGATGGTGCGCGACCGCGTGTTCTCCGAGCTCGGCATTACCGACGTAGAACAGTTTGGCAACAGCTACCTGATTCATACCAATGATGCCAAAGCGGCAGAGTTGCGCAAAGCCGATTTTATCAGCAGCGTAACCAAAGAGATATTCCGCAAAGAGGGCATTGACCCGCGCGGACGTTCTTATCCGTATGCCACGGGCTTTGACTGGACGATTGACAACTTCGGGCCGCTGAAAATACCTCAGGCCGGAGAAACCATTGAGCTTAATACACAAAATGTTGCCTTGTACAAACAGGTAATTATGTACTACGAGCATAACAAGGGTATCACGGAAGCCAACGGCCGGTTATTACAGGATGGCAAGCCGCTCACCTCTTACACATTTAAGCAGAATTATTATTTCATGATGGGCGATAATCGTCATAACTCTGCTGACTCGCGTGTGTGGGGGTTTGTGCCGGAAGACCATGTGCTGGGCAAAGCGCTGTTTATCTGGATGTCGGTCAATCCTTATCCGGAAGGAAGTAAAATCCGCTGGGAGCGCCTGTTTTCAGGAATTCATTGATAATGAGGTTGCTTGCCTGTCTTTTCTTTTTTCTGTTATCGGCTTTTTTTGTTGCGGAAAAGGCTGCTGCACAAACTTTTTATATTGAGTTTGTAAAAAAAGGCAAGCCTTCGCAAATCCGCATCATGGGCGACGGAGAGGAAGTGGTTTGCAAAATCCGCCGCCCCGATAAAAAAAGGCTTCGCATCAAAGGCGAATTGAACATACTGAATGACAGTACTTTGCAGGTAGGCAATCAGATTTTTCAGTTGCATCAGATTATTTACATCACGGCAAGTACCGACTGGTGGGACAGAAAGCTCTCTGCCCTGCTGATGACCGCAGGCGGAGTAGCTGCCATGAGCTACGGTGCAGCCAATATTGGCATGAACAGACCTGTGCCCGCAAACAACGGCGTTTTAGGTATTGTCCATACGCTTGCAGTAACGACAGGCGTAACGCTGGCCACAGCAGGGGTTATGCAGTTTGTCTTGCCCGGTAAGTACTTTTATTACAACAAATACTGGACGGCGCAGATTAAGCCGCTCCGATTTTGACGCAATACAACGATGACTCAATCACACCGTCCGATATTTATTACAGCCATTGGCACGGACAGCGGCAAAACGCTGGTGAGTGCCATTATTACCGAAGCCCTGCAAGCCGACTACTGGAAGCCCGTGCAATCGGGTTTGCCGCGCGATACGGAAACAGTGCAATCTTTGGTGAGCAACCCTGTTTCACAATTTCACAAAGAGGCTTATTTGTTGCGCGAACCGCTTTCGCCACATGCTTCGGCTGCCATTGACGGGGTGCGAATAGACCTTGACCAAATCAGCCTGCCGCCAACTGCTAACCGTTTGGTCGTAGAAGGCGCAGGCGGTATGCTGGTACCGCTGAACGAACGGGATTTTGTGATAGACCTTGCTGACCGCTTCGCTGCCGAGGTGATTTTGGTTGCCAATCTGTATTTGGGCAGCATTAATCATACGCTTTTGAGTGTTGCCGAGTTGAAGCGTCGCGCTGCCGCTGGTTGGTTTACTATTAAGGGCATTATTTTTAATCATTGCCCCGTGGAAAGTTCTGAGCAAATTATTTTGCACCATACGGGCTTGCCTTGTTTGCTGCGCATCGGCAAGCATGAGGCGGTTACGAAGGAGTTGGTGAAGATGTATGCGGAGGAGTTGAGGGGGAGGTTGTAATGAAAGTATTGCACGTTTCGGCATTGGATATGGGAGGGGCTGCCACAGCCGCCATTCGTCTGCACAAGGGCTTGTTAAAGGCAGGTATTGATTCTGCCTTTCTGACGCTGCGAAACTGCAATCGCAATATTCCCAACAAATATATTTATGAGCCCAGACCCGAAGAAATCAGCCTGCTTAAAGTACTGAAAAAAACGCTTCGGGTTCGCTTGGGTATGGAAAGCCCGCATAGCTTTTACGATGCGCAGGACTTAGCCATCAAAGGTGAACCTACGGGTGCAGGGTTTAGTTTCCCTGAAACATTGGAAGATATTACTTTACATCCTGCTTATAAGTCGGCACACCTGATTCATTTGCACTGGGTTGCCGGTTGGCTGGATTACCCTTCTTTTTTTGCCAAAAATACTAAGCCTGTTGTCTGGACTTTGCACGACCTGAACCCTTTTAGTGGTGGTTTGCATTACGCGCTTGGCACCTCCATCACAGAAATGCAGATGGGGCATTTGATAGACAATCCACAAGACAGATTACAACAAGCGCACAATCGGAACCTGACTGTGAAGCAGCAGAGTTTGCAGGATTTCAGGAGCTTAGCCGTAGTATCTCCATCGGTATGGCTGCAAAAACAATCTGCCGAGAGTCTGTTGTTTAGCCGTTATGAAAATCATCACATACCTAATGGGTTAGATACGGAACTTTTTAAGCCTTATGACCGCTCGGTTGTGAGAGGGTTACTGGGTCTTGCCGATAAAAAAACGCTGCTTTTTATTGCCGATGCAATTGACAGCCCGTTAAAGGGTTTCAGGTTTTTCCGCGATGCTTTATTGCATGTGCAGAACATGTGTGATTATCAACTGTTGGTTGTAGGGTTGGATAAGAGCAATGCGCTGGCAGGTTTTAACAATGTTCATCACATGGGTTATGTGCAAGATGAGCGCCTGATGGCAATGATTTACAACGCGGCAGATGCTTTTGTATTACCTAGCTTGATGGACAATTTCCCGAATACCATGCTGGAATCAATCGCTTGTGGCACGCCCGTCATTGCTTTCCCGACAGGCGGTATCCCTGAAGCGATTCGCCATGGTGAAAACGGGCTAATTTGCGAAAAAGCCGATGCAGCCAATCTGGGAAGCCTTTTAGAAGCCTTCTATCGCGGCCAATGGCAATTTGACAGGGAGCATATAGCTGAGCAGGCTGCAAAAACCTATGAAGACCGCACAATTACAACCGCTTACCGGAAAGTATATCATGCTGTAATGGCTACTGTCTGATGCCATGTATGTTTAATTGTCCATCCATACCGGCATAAACAACCGGTTCTGTGAATGGTTTTTCCGAAGCAATACCCGGAGCAGAGATATACAGGCGAAAGCCCGATTCTTCCAGCAACGAAATCAGTTGAGCCAATTGCTGAGTCTTCCCTGCAAAAGAATGATATTCAACGAACAAATGCTTTACGTGGTGCAGCAGGTCTTTGCAGTCTGCCAGAACGGTCAGTTCTGCCCCTTCAATATCTATTTTCAGTAAATCAACGGTGCGGGTCAGGTAATTGCGCAAGCGCGTGGCAGGAATACTGATAATTGTGCCACAGTTTGCTTCGGTTACTACTCTTCCGCCGTCAGAGCCATCAGAACAAAATTGAAGCGTGGTTTCTTCGTTCCAAAGAGCTTTTTCTATAACGGTTACATCGGTTAATCCAAAGGACGCGATATTTTGGCGCAGATATTTGGCAATGGATTTGTCAGGCTCAAATGCTACGATTTCAGCATGAGGATACAGTTGTTTGAAGTAGATAACACTCATCCCGATATTAGCTCCCGCATCAATGATATACGGGTTTACGGTATCTGCACGAAACTCATAAATCTGCTTGACAAAAATTTCATCATAAATGAAGAGAAAAGAAGCGGCATCGGGAAAAGTAACAGGATGGGGCAGTAATGAGATTGTTATATCTTCTTTATTACGCGGCAGTTCGGCAATCCGACGTAATTCGGCTTTTATTTGCTCGGCAGCACGAAACTCCGGTTGTTTGTGCAGACGATATTGGTACATAATCTTGTCGGGGACATATTGCCCGATGAAACCTTTCAAGCGACTGAACCACCCCGGATTGGGTGCAAAAGGAGGAATTTTCAGTTGATACCTGTAAAATTGCTGCATCAGTTGGCGGGCTTTTCGGCTTTCCCTGATAGCTTGCGGCTTCACAGGGATACTTTCTGCCAATGTAGCCCAGTGGAAATCATCTTGTAAAGTGCAATTTTCGCCGCTGTTATCATGGCCAATGTTATTGACCAACGATGGATAGGGGTGCAGTGCAAACCCTTTCCGAATAAAAAAACTGGCATACCAGCGAATAGCCCATGTTTTTGTTTTGCCTAACATGTTGGCTTCCAACTGGCTGAGAAATGGGAAACTGTTGTTAATATTAAATTTTCTGACGGCTTTCTTACTTTTCGTTACCTGCTTGTACAGATATAGCGGGTCGTTGATGAAATGCTGCCATGCACGCGCCCATGTAGCCCATCCCCAACAGGAATTGGCATTGTAAAAAAATGTTGCGGGCAACTGTCCTTTCACCGGAAACATATACCCCGAAATATGCATCACGCGTGGTTCTTCGGCGTAGAGTTCCAGCGCTTCGTTCATGTAGCGCAGAAAGCCCGGGGAAGTTACCAAATCATCTTCCAGCACGATGATGCGCCCGTATTGATTGACAATTTGCGTAACGCCGTCTATGATATTATCTGCCAGTCCCCAGTTGCGTTGGCGTTCAACAATGTGTACCTCTTTGCACCATTGCCGACTGCGTACCACTTCGCGCACCTGCCGAATGCGTTCTTTTTGCTCTTCGGTGGCATCGGCTTTGGGTCCGTCGGCAAATACGTAGAGCACGGATTGGTCAGCCCATTCATTGGCTGCCAGTGCCTCGAGCGTCTGCTGGGTATGCCAAGGGCGGTTGTAAACGAACAGGGCAATGGGGGCGAGGGTTTGCATGTTATTTCAATTGGTCGGGTGCAGGAATTTTTCAGGTGCTACGTATTTGCCGCGAATACCAATCAGGGCATGGAAAGTGGCCAGTATACGAAAGTACCGCAAATAATACTCGTGTGTATGCTGTTGGGTATCACCGCGCCATCGGTTAATATAGTGCCTGATAAAGAAATCGGCGATATCAGTGTAATCGGCCAATTCTTTTCTAATTACCTTATTGGTAATTCGTCCGTATTTTTTATCCAGCAATAATTGATTTCTTGTGCGGTAGTAAGTCCGTACATATTCCAGTGAATGATTCAGTGTAAATGAAACGGCTCCCTGATGTACCACTACCGATTCAGGAATAACAATGGAAGGAATATTTTTTTCCCAGAGCATATGACAGTAGTCGGTTTCTTCACAGTACAAAAAATAACGCGTGTCAATAAAACCATATCGGCGAATGATATGAAAAGGCAAGAGCAAGCTGGCTCCGTTCAACTCCCCGACAGGTCGTTTGACCAACCGATGTTTGACAGCTTCATAGGGTTGGCCACCCAGCGGGTTATAGGTATTGTCGGCTATTTGGTTGCCTTGTACCAATGAGCCTCCGCCATAATTAATTGTTCCGTCGGCTTTTAATGTAATGCTTCCGTAGAGTGCGTCAGGATGCTGTTCCCATGCTGTTACCAATGCGGAAAGAGCATCAGGATGAGGCACAGCATCATTGTTCAGTATCCACAACAAATCAAAGCCTTTTTTTTGTGACCAGCGGACAGTGGCCAGATGGCCGCCGGCGTAGCCCCGATTGCTTGGCAGTTTTATCAATTTGGTTATGGGAAACTGCCCAAGCAAATCTTCAGGCACATCCTGAGAGGCATTATCTACCAGCACTACTTGCCAATTGTGGTAAGTTTGCCGCTGCAATGCCTCTAAGCAAGCAGCAGTTGCTTGCCAATTGTTCCAGTTAAGAACCGATACGAGAACCTTAGGAGAGGGCATCAATTATCAATTTTACACGTTGGAAACTCCAATACAACCCATCCCATAGCAAAATTGGTTCTTTTTTGAGCCAAAATAAACGCCACAGCGCCAGCCAGCCCGTGATAAAATCTTTCAGGTGTATCCAGTTGTAAATACACGATGGATGGGTTTGGGCTAATTGACGGGCAAACTGTAAGCGTTCTTCTAAGGTAGTTTGTGCTCGCTTGCCCGTCAGGAGTACCCAGTCAGGCGGCATTATGCTTATGCTACGGCAAAAGTAGGTAATTCGTCGTTTAAGGTCGGAGGGCAGATAAAAATCGGTATCATAAATAAAATTTAACAATTCTTCCTTGCCAAATGCTCCTGTGAGAAAACGTCGCTTAATCATTGGTACACCTAATAAGGGTAATTTGCCGGTCATATGGAGTGCCATGTTATAACGGGGAGGGACTAAACCCGACTGTTCATAGCGAATCATAGCACCTATGGAAAGATTTTGTGATAGCAGGTATTGGCTTAGCCCGATTTCGTATGTTTCTATGACCTTGCGGCGACGCTTACCCATCCCTTCCGCAATACCATTAATTCGGAAGTAGTAAGCAATGTGCGGCAAAGCCTTTTTGCCTGCCATCAGAAAGTAGGATTGAATATGATAACTGTCTTCCAATGAATCTGTAATGCCTGCGTAATCTAAAGAGCTGCTCTCAAACCATTGCACCACATTGTCTAAAGAGCGAAAAAGTATGCAGGAATCGTTAGCCAGAATAAGTCGGTCAAATTGGAGTAAATCTATTTGTTGCAAAGCAGCATACCACTGGCCAAAATCATATCCTTTGTTGGGTAAAAGCAATAGGCGAATGTTATTTTGTGCCAAAAACTGTTGAGAGTCGGCGGATAGTACTTTTTCATTGCTCAACAGCCACAGTTCGCGCGAATGTTTGCGCAACTCGAGCAGATAAAACCGTATATAGTCGGGAATGGAGGTATGCTCAAAATAACTGCTAAACAGACAAAGGGTATTAGGCATTGCTTTTTAATCGCATCTTTAGCCAGAAACAACTATTTATTAGATAGAATCCTAATTTTTTTGGCCTTTTATATAGCAAAAATAAAATCTGTACTACAGCAATAGCTATGCTACCCTTATGAATATTAGTAAAAACGCCATCATCTGTAACAAATTCTTTAAGTAACCATCTTTTAGTCGCAACTTTTATAATAATATTATTCCCAATGGTATATCTGTACTTTTGTTTCCTAAAAAAGGAAATAGGAAATGCATTTAAGAGAACCTCTCTTAAGAATAACTTAGTAGTAAATATGATAGCCTTCTTTCTGGTAAAATCATGTAATTTCAGTTGATTAATACCTTGTAGTAATATTTCTAATCGTTCTTTTACTAATAGATGCCTATTATTTACATGACCACTTTGCCCTCCATATGCAAATTTACA
Protein-coding regions in this window:
- a CDS encoding polysaccharide deacetylase family protein, encoding MLIRRQLNDFINFLDNKLLFFTQEQPHIIILYFHKIYQSKSEALNGLSLPMEASTAEDLAIAIETLLAGGYTFINPNQLLIPEHLPKKSALITFDDGYFNNTRALPVLERLQTPALFNISTWYVAENRSFWVDVLYRRLWALGKSHEEITRIIEEFKLLPTFSDVITRIGEDAMAVYSDSCRPFTPDELRDFSAHPLVYIGNHTHTHAALAVKPEATVREELHTSQQLLREWLGYLPPFIAYPHGSMNHTVMEIAAQQGFQLGLTVEQMKNYFPIENMLFVHRFNFSDPYTDIAAACRHIISMRHDRAIIRQFLSRFR
- the aat gene encoding leucyl/phenylalanyl-tRNA--protein transferase; this encodes MYQLLPDSLQFPPVDLADENGLLAYGGDLSAERVLAAYEQGIFPWFDEHSPPLWWSPNPRFVLFPENLIVSKSMKQVLRRRQFTITVNRAFDEVIRNCRYTPRPGQDGTWITEEVQQVYCELHRQGWAHSVEAWQNDRLVGGVYGLIFDRCFFGESMFAHVTNASKAAFITLVANLKRAEFVVVDCQVYTEHLESLGAQMIPRRMFQQLIRYYGRRLPVNLTAIFDPNCYEV
- the lepB gene encoding signal peptidase I, with the protein product MTQESASPYNNPMNNPTAANKGTTNNKPKKSAAREWLDAIVFAVVVATIFRWLLVEPFTIPTPSMEKSLLVGDYLFVSKLHYGARTPMTPLQIPLAANKIWGTNIPSFVDWIQLPQYRLPAISEVKRNDAVVFNCPVDPAPDYPVDMKTHYIKRCIGLPGETLEIKDQQVYIDGKPIENPEGLQQSYIVETKQNQMVRDRVFSELGITDVEQFGNSYLIHTNDAKAAELRKADFISSVTKEIFRKEGIDPRGRSYPYATGFDWTIDNFGPLKIPQAGETIELNTQNVALYKQVIMYYEHNKGITEANGRLLQDGKPLTSYTFKQNYYFMMGDNRHNSADSRVWGFVPEDHVLGKALFIWMSVNPYPEGSKIRWERLFSGIH
- the bioD gene encoding dethiobiotin synthase, with product MTQSHRPIFITAIGTDSGKTLVSAIITEALQADYWKPVQSGLPRDTETVQSLVSNPVSQFHKEAYLLREPLSPHASAAIDGVRIDLDQISLPPTANRLVVEGAGGMLVPLNERDFVIDLADRFAAEVILVANLYLGSINHTLLSVAELKRRAAAGWFTIKGIIFNHCPVESSEQIILHHTGLPCLLRIGKHEAVTKELVKMYAEELRGRL
- a CDS encoding glycosyltransferase; this translates as MKVLHVSALDMGGAATAAIRLHKGLLKAGIDSAFLTLRNCNRNIPNKYIYEPRPEEISLLKVLKKTLRVRLGMESPHSFYDAQDLAIKGEPTGAGFSFPETLEDITLHPAYKSAHLIHLHWVAGWLDYPSFFAKNTKPVVWTLHDLNPFSGGLHYALGTSITEMQMGHLIDNPQDRLQQAHNRNLTVKQQSLQDFRSLAVVSPSVWLQKQSAESLLFSRYENHHIPNGLDTELFKPYDRSVVRGLLGLADKKTLLFIADAIDSPLKGFRFFRDALLHVQNMCDYQLLVVGLDKSNALAGFNNVHHMGYVQDERLMAMIYNAADAFVLPSLMDNFPNTMLESIACGTPVIAFPTGGIPEAIRHGENGLICEKADAANLGSLLEAFYRGQWQFDREHIAEQAAKTYEDRTITTAYRKVYHAVMATV
- a CDS encoding FkbM family methyltransferase, coding for MQTLAPIALFVYNRPWHTQQTLEALAANEWADQSVLYVFADGPKADATEEQKERIRQVREVVRSRQWCKEVHIVERQRNWGLADNIIDGVTQIVNQYGRIIVLEDDLVTSPGFLRYMNEALELYAEEPRVMHISGYMFPVKGQLPATFFYNANSCWGWATWARAWQHFINDPLYLYKQVTKSKKAVRKFNINNSFPFLSQLEANMLGKTKTWAIRWYASFFIRKGFALHPYPSLVNNIGHDNSGENCTLQDDFHWATLAESIPVKPQAIRESRKARQLMQQFYRYQLKIPPFAPNPGWFSRLKGFIGQYVPDKIMYQYRLHKQPEFRAAEQIKAELRRIAELPRNKEDITISLLPHPVTFPDAASFLFIYDEIFVKQIYEFRADTVNPYIIDAGANIGMSVIYFKQLYPHAEIVAFEPDKSIAKYLRQNIASFGLTDVTVIEKALWNEETTLQFCSDGSDGGRVVTEANCGTIISIPATRLRNYLTRTVDLLKIDIEGAELTVLADCKDLLHHVKHLFVEYHSFAGKTQQLAQLISLLEESGFRLYISAPGIASEKPFTEPVVYAGMDGQLNIHGIRQ
- a CDS encoding glycosyltransferase family 2 protein — protein: MPSPKVLVSVLNWNNWQATAACLEALQRQTYHNWQVVLVDNASQDVPEDLLGQFPITKLIKLPSNRGYAGGHLATVRWSQKKGFDLLWILNNDAVPHPDALSALVTAWEQHPDALYGSITLKADGTINYGGGSLVQGNQIADNTYNPLGGQPYEAVKHRLVKRPVGELNGASLLLPFHIIRRYGFIDTRYFLYCEETDYCHMLWEKNIPSIVIPESVVVHQGAVSFTLNHSLEYVRTYYRTRNQLLLDKKYGRITNKVIRKELADYTDIADFFIRHYINRWRGDTQQHTHEYYLRYFRILATFHALIGIRGKYVAPEKFLHPTN
- a CDS encoding rhamnan synthesis F family protein, whose translation is MPNTLCLFSSYFEHTSIPDYIRFYLLELRKHSRELWLLSNEKVLSADSQQFLAQNNIRLLLLPNKGYDFGQWYAALQQIDLLQFDRLILANDSCILFRSLDNVVQWFESSSLDYAGITDSLEDSYHIQSYFLMAGKKALPHIAYYFRINGIAEGMGKRRRKVIETYEIGLSQYLLSQNLSIGAMIRYEQSGLVPPRYNMALHMTGKLPLLGVPMIKRRFLTGAFGKEELLNFIYDTDFYLPSDLKRRITYFCRSISIMPPDWVLLTGKRAQTTLEERLQFARQLAQTHPSCIYNWIHLKDFITGWLALWRLFWLKKEPILLWDGLYWSFQRVKLIIDALS